DNA sequence from the Pseudochaenichthys georgianus unplaced genomic scaffold, fPseGeo1.2 scaffold_1777_arrow_ctg1, whole genome shotgun sequence genome:
GGTGAAAGAAGGAGGTCTTGGtgatgtgtttgatgtgggcttggAAAGACAGAGTGGGGTCAAACCTCACACCGAGGTTGGTGACAACGGAGGAGAGAGGAATGAGCTGATGTTGGCGGCCTTGGCAAGCTGGTCGGTGGTGCCTCTCAGGAGTGCCTCCGTCTTGCTGCTGTTGAGCTGGAGGTAGTTGGTGGTCATCAGGAGCGGATGTCTTCCAGGCAGGAGTTCAGTGTTTGGATAGTGGTGGTATCGGGTTGTGTTTTGATGTAGACCTGAGTGTCGTCGgcatagcagtggaagttgATGTTATGTTGTCTGATGATATGACCCAGAGGTAATAGATACATTAAAAACAGGATCGGCcccagcactgagccctgtgggaccCCGCAGGTCACTGCGGTGTCGTCAGACCTgcaaccccccagagacacgtgGTACTTCCGGTTGGTGAGGCAGCTTGAGAACCACGTCTGAGCCGTGTCCGTCACCCTGGTGTAGGTCTCGAGGCGGTggaggaggatggtctggtccACTGTGTCGAAAGCCGCACTCAGGTCAAGAAGGACCAGGATGCTGGGTGACCCAGAGTCGGCTGCCATCAGCAGGTCGTTGGCTACTTTTATTagggctgtttctgtgctgtgtgCAGGGCGGAGACCTGATTGGACGGTCTCAGACATGTCATTGTCAGACAGATGAGACTGGAGCTGTGCGGCCACGGCCTGCTCAAGTACTTTGGCGAGGAACGGGAGGTTGGAGACAGGTCTGTAGTCGGAGAGGAGTTCTCGGTCGATATTTGGTTTTTATTAAAGTGGGGTGACAACTGGTGTTTTGAAATGGACGGGCACCTCACCAGTCTGCAGGGACGTGTTGATGAGTGTTGTCAGGAAACGAACCAGGGTTGGCGAACAGGCTTTTAGCAGCGGGTGGGTATGGGGTCGAGGGAGCAGCTGGTAGGCTTTGATTTGCCTAGCTAGCAGTGCAGATGACGTCACCTCGTAGAAGCTGCAGAGGGTGATTCCGTTGATGAAGGGAGAGCAGGGGGGTCCGAGCTACTGGTGAGGCTGCAATGGTTGCTCTGATATCTGCCATCTTGTTTGAAAGAAAGCAGAGAAGTCATTGCAGAGTTCTGGAGAGGCAGCTGGGGGCCTGTGTTGGTGGAGCTGAGAAGGCGGGTGATAGTGGAGAATAAGGTTCTCGGATTGCTTTTGCCGTTGTCTATTATTGACGAGTAGTATGCAGAGCGGGCGTGTTTTAGAGCACCTTGGTGTTCTCTGAAGGCCAGTAGGCGCACGGCGAGAGCCTGCTTCCTCCATCGTCTCTCCAGCTGTCGACCGCAGGTTTTCATGCGGCCGAGGGCGTCCGTGAACCAGGGAGAGGACCGTTGGAAAGTGGCTTTCCTCTTTTTCTCCGGAGCCAGGATGTTGAGCGTGCTGGTCATGGTGTCGTTGTAGAGCTCAATCATGGCGTCGGGGCAAAGCGAACGGAGGTCAGTTGAAAGGTTTGCTGTTATGGCTTTGAGAAAAAGTGGAGTGTCCAGATGATGGATGTTTCGGTACTTCATGACTCTCTCAGTGGGGGGTGGGATTGTCAGCGTTAGGGAGAAGGCCTTATGGTCAGACACTCCAAGATCAGAGATATATAGGTCTGATGCAGGTATGTTTGATGAGGCAAGTGTGTGACCATGATTGTGGGTGGACCCATGTACATGTTGTGTCAGATTTAGTGAGTCGAGGTAGGACAGGAAGTCGGGGGAGTCCACGTGTATATTAAAATCGCCAAGTATCACAATGTTGGAGAGAGTGGGACATACTGAGGGGATGAAGTTAAAACATTCTGGGATGAAGGTTGAGTTGGATTTTGGAGGACGGTAGACTAGTACAACTGTCAGGGAAACATCTAAAAGCAAGGCACTCAAAGGACTGAGTATGGGGAACAGTCAGTGGTTGGAGAATAATAGTTGTTTTGTGCAGAACAGCAATGCCGCCACCGTTACCATGGGCACGGGCTTTTTCAATGTAGTTGTATCCAGGAGGGGATGCTTCATTGAGGTGGAAGAAAACTCAAGTCTGAGCCATTGTCGTGGATAGAATCATGCATCAGAGCAGATTTCTTAGAGAGAGACTGTGTATTAAGAAGTACAATGTGTACAGGGGTTGCAGAGGCAGAGGCTACCACATGTTTTTGAAGAGGACGGAGTAAACGATCGTTTCTGGACGATTGTCCACCGCGCGAAGCAGATGGTGACATTGCACTACAAGTCCCATGAGCGGCAGCGTTCCGATGACGCACCCGAGATGCGCCAGTGCGTCCCTCAGTCACAAGCGACGGGATGCAGCCGGTGCTCCCATAGTACACACACTTTCGCCGTGAGCTTCTGTGTAACGCGGGCGAGATATGAATCATGTCCTTTTTTGGCCACAGAATGTCCAGGAAACTCATGACATGACATTCATGAAATTCATGACGGTTGTAGGTGAGGAGTTTCGAGGATATGTTGTGTTTTATGTCCATGCCAATGAAGACCAGGCGGGGAGCCGGGTGCGGGCTAGCTGGCCAAGAAGCAGCGGACCAGGCAGAGGCTATTCAACCCGGGACAGCGAGGCTGGACTGTCCGGGAAGTCCCCGGAGACGCTTGGTGGAGGCAGGGGAATCCAACAGTGTCTCAGAGGCTGAAGAACTGGGCAGATGAGGCGATGACCGTAGGTGGCTAGCTACGGCGGAGCAGGTATGGAGACTTCAGCCACaggtttaaaaaaagggctAAAAACAACGAAGCTAAACGAGACAAAGTGTTAAAACACAGTTTTAAGAGAGTACAGAAAAGAGAATCAAACTAAATTAAGGCACCATTGGAGGAGACGACTTACCGCGCCGGCAGTGGACCGCTCTGaaccgtctacgaactggggtcggtcgctttaaaacctcgatgaagacgtggggcttggcggacagtgcggcatgcgagtgcggtgaccctgagcagaccgctgccccttatatagaccaccctcggaagccagcctcttccaCCGAGGACCAGAGAagcgggcatggctacacgacaccgagttggacatctaacgttatacgaaagaagaagGCTAAAAATAAGTTAAAACGCAGGCGGAGAAGCGGCGAACAGAGCAACGCCAGGCGTCCTCtccaacatttgaatcatcagttcttcctcattttccgcaattgttcatatttggtttattaaaataatgatttgtGCTCATGGCTAAataatgtctgctattatgagtattattatctgTATAATGCGccttctgccttcctgtcatcaggagttagacatgtactagactagattagattagaaccttcattctcctaaactgctgggacgcTTCCCTCAAGCCACACCTTTATTCTCTACTCTTCACTTGCTGTCAGCACGGGTCGGCATTGAtgcacagagccgacagaagaccttgtttgtactggcatcatattgagagctgcagtgacgcgccctgaaaccaggaagtagctGCTGGCTCCCTCCACAGAGAGCTggcatttctccacagggtttaggaaaatagctggaaatcaggtctgtggaaaacgaacctgtttgatagatgcacgttttgttcagccggataatctccacatgtctgccCTACTTTCATcatgttcgaatcataaatctaatgatAGATTATAAAGGGGTTTAGGACGCGGCcctgcagccaactccatccATCAAGCTGAAacctcctctccctcttcttctcctctccccgtctctctcctttaactcctccggtgactttcttttatttgaagattgttttttgcccggcgcctggccggttaccgctggtattaaaaacattttggcgaatggttaggtggcgcgatactCTGCGGTGAAGGAGCGCGCTGCCGCTcacggagcctgctcgcgctccgcagcaaacagctgtttgcttttcccccaacaacgacaaccgactcacggagcGCTCTGTTGTCGCGtcaataaacgaaacaatttaactcaATTGTTCGTCAaaataccacaggaccatttttttaaagcaatatttttagtggcccgagcgggcaagtggaaaataCGGTAAGCTGCCtgggggtgtctaaatagtataatgtcgagccctgagcgagtcgtctggctgatgcagagcggagtgcacgtgctgggtgcacggtttaaccgtgtcctggatgtaggaagggccagatccattcgcagcatggtaccaagcaccagggtctggaagtggattctagcagctaccggaagccagtggagggagcggaggagcggggggggaacattcaggaaggttgaagaccagacgagccgctgcattctgggtgaGAGAGGTCGGGTGGcacatgcaggcagaccagCAGGAGGGGGTGCAGTAGTCTAGTGAGgggacgagagcctggaccagaacctgctggctctctgggtcagctggggacgcgtcctcctgatgctggagagcgtgtatctgcagcagcgggttgcagcagcgatgtttgcagtgaaggacaggttgttatctagggtcccacccagagtccttgcagtctgagtcaggaaacaacagaggggccgatgttgatcgtCAGGtcgagagagggacaatcttttcccggaaggaaaagcacttcagttttgtccaggttgagcttgaggtggtgagcggacatccactgagagatgtcagctggacaagcagagatgcgagcgacgacctgggtctctgagcgggggaagggCAGGACTCATTGGgggtcgtcagcgtagcagtggtatgaagaaccatgcgggctaatgactgatccgagcgagtttgtgtacagggagaagaggaggggaccaaggacagagccctgagggacccctgtagttaattgacaagggtcggactcagaccctctccaggtgaccctgtaggtgcggtctttgaggaatgaggtgaggagggaaagtgcagagcctgaaggaggatctgatggttcaccgtgtggaatgcagcagacaggtccaacaggatgaggacagaggagagggaggctgcttagtgtgcagttcctcagagacagcaaggaggccagtttctgtggagtgacctgccttgaaaccagacggtgcggatccagaaggtggttctgatggagagagcaggagaggtgtctaaagacaggaacgggaggagagagacaggcctgtagtttataacatcagacgggtcgagagtgggttccttcaggagagggtttactctcgcctccttgagagtgtgtggaaagtgaccagaagttagagaagtgttgatgaaatgggagagaaacggtagaatatcaggagcgatagtctgaaggaggtttgaggggatagggtccagaggacaggtggtagggtccagaggacaggtggtagggtccagaggacaggtggtagggtccagaggacaggtggtagggtccagaggacaggtggtaggatccagaggacaggtggtagggtccagaggacaggtggtagggtccagaggacaggtggtagggtccagaggacaggtggtagggtccagaggacaggtggtagggtccagaggacaggtggtaggacggCAGAGGTCATGAGGGTaggaacctcacttggagagtagggctgtacccgaatatttgactattcgaatattcgttcgttggccaactattcgggtttcaatttcattattcggatattcgttttttatttttttcccccTAAATGTATGCTATCAATATAAGCGAAttgccatattcttatactatatttatacttttgaatttCACTGTTACAATAcggaaatatatacaatatcagcctgtgctcctgacatCACAGTCACGAACGCAACGGCACCTCGcttcacacacctgaacacaacatGCCGAAGACTTCAGACTGCATTTGTGTCCTTAAACACCTTATTACATACCGAGGAGTGCAGTATGAGTGAAGTGTGTCTCCTCTCTCAACAGACCTCAGCCCTGCTGGTCCCAGTCCAACAGAACCATCTGCAGCCTCAGTGCCAGTGCAGACCTCCCAGTGCAGTTTCTACAGCGAGCTACTGAGGtctgctgctgtctgtctgccagGTGAGAGGAACCTCCAGAACCAGGTTCAGGGCCAGGTTCAGAGCCAGGTTCAGAGCCAGGTCCAGAGCCAGGTTCAGAGCCTGGTTCAGAGCCAGGTCCAGAGCCAGGTTCAGAGCCTGGTTCAGAGCCAGGTCCAGAGCCAGGTTCAGAACCAGGTTCAGAGCCTGGTTCAGAGCCAGGTCCAGAGCCAGGTTCAGAACCAGGTTCAGAGCCAGGTTCAGAGCCAGGTTCAGAGCCAGGTTCAGAACCAGGTTCAGAACCAGGTTCAGATCCAGGTCCAGAGCCAGGTTCAGAGCCTGGTTCAGAGCCAGGTCCAGAGCCAGGTTCAGAGCCTGGTTCAGAGCCAGGTTCAGAGCCTGGTTCAGAGCCAGGTCCAGAGCCAGGTTCAGAGCCAGGTTCAGAGCCAGGTTCAGAGCCAGGTTCAGAGCCAGGTTCAGAGCCAGGTTCAGAGCCAGGTTCAGAGCCAGGTCCAGAGCCAGGTTCAGATCCAGGTTCAGAGCCAGGTTCAGAACCAGGTTCAGAACCAGGTTCAGAGCCAGGTTCAGAGCCTGGTTCAGAGCCAGGTTCAGAGCCTGGTTCAGAGCCTGGTTCAGAGCCAGGTCCAGAGCCAGGTTCAGAGCCAGGTTCAGAGCCAGGTCCAGAGCCAGGTTCAGAGCCAGGTTTAGAGCCAGGTCCAGAGCCAGGTTCAGAGCCAGGTTCAGAGCCTGGTTCAGAGCCTGGTTCAGAGCCAGGTCCAGAGCCAGGTTCAGAGCCAGGTTCAGAGCCAGGTCCAGAGCCAGGTTCAGAGCCAGGTTTAGAGCCAGGTTCAGAGCCTGGTTCAGAGCCTGGTTCAGAGCCAGGTCCAGAGCCAGGTCCAGAGCCAGGTTCAGAGCCAGGTTCAGAGCCTGGTTCAGAGCCTGGTTCAGAGCCTGGTTCAGAGCCAGGTCCAGAGCCAGGTTCAGAGCCAGGTTCAGAGCCAGGTTTAGAGCCAGGTCCAGAGCCAGGTTCAGAACCAGGTTCAGAGCCAGGTTCAGAGCCAGGTATGATATCTGTTGTGTCCGTATGTTCCCTGAATGCatcgtgttgtgttcaggttCCAGAGACCGCAGTGGTCGTGCTCTGCTGACGGTCTGCACCCTGAACCCCGTCTGGAGCCTCTGTGACCCCAAAGATCTGCTGAGACTGCTGCTGTACTACACCTCCACCCTCAGGTAACTACACCTGTACTACACCTCCACCCTCAGGTAACTACACCTGTACTACACCTCCACCCTCAGGTAACTGCACCTGTACTACACCTCCACCCTCAGGTAACTGCACCTGTACTACACCTCCACCCTCAGGTAACTACACCTGTACTACACCTCCACCCTCAGGTAACTACACCTGTACTACACCTCCACCCTCAGGTAACTACACCTGTACTACACCTCCACCCTCAGGTAACTGCACCTGTACTACACCTCCACCCTCAGGTAACTGCACCTGTACTACACCTCCACCCTCAGGTAACTACACCTGTACTACACCTCCACCCTCAGGTAACTGACCTCCACCCTCAGGTAACTACACCTGTACTACACCCCCACCCTCAGGTAACTGACCTCCACCCTCAGGTAACTGACCTCCACCCTTAGGTAACTGACCTCCACCCTCAGGTAACTGACCTCCACCCTCAGGTAACTGACCTCCACCCTCAGGTAACTGACCTCCACCCTCAGGTAACTGACCTCCACCCTTAGGTAACTGACCTCCACCCTCAGGTAACTGACCTCCACCCTCAGGTAACTGACCTCCACCCTCAGGTAACTGACCCCCACCCTCAGGTAACTGACCTCCACCCTCAGGTAACTGACCTCCACCCTCAGGTAACTGACCTCCACCCTCAGGTAACTGACCTCCACCCTCAGGTAACTGACCTCCACCCTTAGGTAACTACACCTGTACTACACCCCCACCCTCAGGTAACTACACCTGTACTACACCCCCACCCTCAGGTAACTGCACCTGTACTACACCTCCACCCTCAGGTAACTGCACCTGTACTACACCTCCACCCTCAGGTAACTGCACCTGTACTACACCTCCACCCTCAGGTAACTACACCTGTACTACACCCCCACCCTCAGGTAACTGACCTCCACCCTCAGGTAACTGACCTCCACCCTTAGGTAACTGACCTCCACCCTCAGGTAACTGACCTCCACCCTCAGGTAACTGACCTCCACCCTCAGGTAACTGACCTCCACCCTTAGGTAACTGACCTCCACCCTCAGGTAACTGACCTCCACCCTCAGGTAACTGACCTCCACCCTCAGGTAACTGACCCCCACCCTCAGGTAACTGACCTCCACCCTCAGGTAACTGACCTCCACCCTCAGGTAACTGACCTCCACCCTCAGGTAACTGACCTCCACCCTCAGGTAACTGACCTCCACCCTCAGGTAACTGACCCCCACCCTCAGGTAACTGACCTCCACCCTCAGGTAACTGACCTCCACCCTCAGGTAACTGACCTCCACCCTCAGGTAACTGACCTCCACCCTCAGGTAACTGACCTCCACCCTTAGGTAACTACACCTGTACTACACCCCCACCCTCAGGTAACTGCACCTGTACTACACCTCCACCCTCAGGTAACTGCACCTGTACTACACCTCCACCCTCAGGTAACTGACCTCCACCCTCAGGTAACTGACCTCCACCCTCAGGTAACTGACCTCCACCCTCAGGTAACTGACCTCCACCCTCAGGTAACTGACCTCCACCCTCAGGTAACTGACCCCCACCCTCAGGTAACTGACCTCCACCCTCAGGTAACTGACCTCCACCCTCAGGTAACTGACCCCCACCCTCAGGTAACTGACCTCCACCCTCAGGTAACTGACCTCCACCCTCAGGTAACTGACCTCCACCCTCAGGTAACTGACCTCCACCCCTCAGGTAACTACACCTCACTGTTTACTCCCTGTCTgacatcacttcctgtctgaacaGGAAGCAGGGGTCAGTGTTGGGGCTGACGGTGCTGGTGGACGCCCGCAGAGCAGCTCCTAACCCCATCCTGTTCACCAGCCTGAGGTCACTAaaggtcagacacacacacacacacacacacacacacacacacacacacacacacgatagtAGTAATGCCCCGGTGAAGATCCACGGTTCGACACATGCGAGCCGACCGCACCAACTCTGCTCTACGACATATCAGAGAGGAACTTCTTCACATCCCAAACTTCTCGGACCCTAACCCACCGATAGACAATGGAGATTCGCCATGGCTACCTGTTGCTGTCCTACCTGAGAGACGCAGGAGGAAGACGAGCGAGGGTCCCGTGCCGGGCCGCTGGTCAGACTGAGGAAACGAGAAAACCGCCCCCTCTTCCAAGCATTCTTCTGGCTGATGTTCAATCTGTTGAAAATAAGCAAGAAGAACTCAGAAGTCGGATTGCTTTTCAACGGGACAAAAAGAACTGTAACGTGttatttcggttcggtacgtacctcggtttttagggcacggttcggttcggtttCGGTACAgcgcagcttttcgatgaactgaaataatctgtatttgaactgtactagcACCTGAGCAGCCAGTTAGACATCAGGACTTGCTTGTCGTTGTGTTTTCATGTCgtctaaagaaagatgaactcgtccacatggctgctgaaagggcagatcagctggcactagcatgtctcctgccgtggagaacaCCTCTCTGGGGACAGAGGCAGCACAGCCAGGTAGCActttgctaccatggcaacaCGAGGATACTTGGCGTTGGTAATAGCTCTGGCTCGGTCTGAGCTccctgcgagtggtggaggctacatgctagcgggagttgggtttgcacttcagtctcttggtaccggtgatattcacgttcggtgatgccttttcaagagtgtgcacgTTTGATGTGtcgccagccgcgtaaccaacgTTAGTTGATCAATGCCGACACACGGCTTTGggtcggtccacctgtctttgccCGTCAGCCTTGTTCGTAACtgagaaaccaaaatgttcccaaaccggagacttcaacgatctggaggattttcagctcaactttatctgcgttcgccatttcaacagttcctcaaattactgactgcatttgaacgcatccctctgaccagctcgtccaatggaatgacttgctcgctctatgacgcgatgaacacaatgggagcaaatgactctgaatgctgcgacgcagcacctcagATTacgtccaagaagttgttcacgttctcaattttttacgtttaacgttatattcgttcggtacacttcggtacacacgtgcaccgaaccgaagggcccgtgccgaataatttcggtacgggtacgtgtaccgttacagcCCTAATAGACTCGTATTGCACTATTGcactttttttaaactatttctCTTTGTATTGCTGTGTCTGCTCATCTGTattgttgctctgttggagaagcctgtg
Encoded proteins:
- the LOC117441539 gene encoding pleckstrin homology domain-containing family G member 4B-like; the encoded protein is MDCKCEESEDRQEVKEEKEEKDEEEELGAELQTEDLSPAGPSPTEPSAASVPVQTSQCSFYSELLRSAAVCLPGSRDRSGRALLTVCTLNPVWSLCDPKDLLRLLLYYTSTLRKQGSVLGLTVLVDARRAAPNPILFTSLRSLKTMEIRHGYLLLSYLRDAGGRRARVPCRAAAA